A genomic segment from Piliocolobus tephrosceles isolate RC106 chromosome X, ASM277652v3, whole genome shotgun sequence encodes:
- the IRS2 gene encoding insulin receptor substrate 2: MASPPRHGPPGPASGDGPNLNNNNNNNNHSVRKCGYLRKQKHGHKRFFVLRGPGTGGDEATAGGGSAPQPPRLEYYESEKKWRSKAGAPKRVIALDCCLNINKRADAKHKYLIALYTKDEYFAVAAENEQEQEGWYRALTDLVSEGRAAAGDAPPAAAPAASCSASLPGALGGSAGAAGAEDSYGLVAPATAAYREVWQVNLKPKGLGQSKNLTGVYRLCLSARTIGFVKLNCEQPSVTLQLMNIRRCGHSDSFFFIEVGRSAVTGPGELWMQADDSVVAQNIHETILEAMKALKELFEFRPRSKSQSSGSSATHPISVPGARRHHHLVNLPPSQTGLVRRSRTDSLAATPPAAKCSSCRVRTASEGDGGAAAGAAAAGARPVSVAGSPLSPGPVRAPLSRSHTLSGGCGGRGSKVALLPAGGALQHSRSMSMPVAHSPPAATSPGSLSSSSGHGSGSYPPPPGPHPPLPHPLHHGPGQRPSSGSASASGSPSDPGFMSLDEYGSSPGDLRAFCSHRSNTPESIAETPPPRDGSGGGEFYGYMTMDRPLSHCGRPYRRVSGDAAQDLDRGLRKRTYSLTTPARQRPVPQPSSASLDEYTLMRATFSGSAGRLCPSCPASSPKVAYHPYPEDYGDIEIGSHRSSSSNLGADDGYMPMTPGAALAGSGSGSCRSDDYMPMSPASVSAPKQILQPRAAAAAAAAAVPPAGPAGPAPTSVAGRTFPASGGGYKASSPAESSPEDSGYMRMWCGSKLSMEHADGKLLLNGDYLNVSPSDAVTTGTPPDFFSAALHAGGEPLRGVPGCCYSSLPRSYKAPYTCGGDSDQYVLMSSPVGRILEEERLEPQATPGPSQAASAFGAGPTQPPHPVVPSPLRPSGGRPEGFLGQRGRAVRPTRLSLEGLPSLPSMHEYPLPPEPKSPGEYINIDFGEPGARLSPPAPPLLASAASSSSLLSASSPASSLGSGTPGTSSDSRQRSPLSDYMNLDFSSPKSPKPGARSGHPVGSLDALLSPEASSPYPPLPPRPSASPSSSLQPPPPPPPPGELYRLPPASAAATVQGPGAASSSDTGDNGDYTEMAFGVAATPPQPIAAPAKPEAVRVASPTSGVKRLSLMEQVSGVEAFLQASQPPDPHRGAKVIRADPQGGRRRHSSETFSSTTTVTPVSPSFAHNPKRHNSASVENVSLRKSSEGGVGGVPGGGDEPPTSPRQLQPALPAPPLAPQGRPWTPGQPGGLVGCPGSGGSPMRRESSAGFQNGLNYIAIDVREEPGPPPQPQPQPQSPLPQPGEKNSWGRTRSLGGLISAVGVGSTGGGCGGPGPGALPPANTYASIDFLSHHLKEATVVKE, from the exons ATGGCGAGCCCGCCGCGGCACGGGCCGCCCGGGCCGGCGAGCGGAGACGGCCCCaacctcaacaacaacaacaacaacaacaaccacagcGTGCGCAAGTGCGGCTACCTGCGCAAGCAGAAGCACGGCCACAAGCGCTTCTTCGTGCTGCGCGGGCCCGGCACGGGCGGCGACGAGGCGACGGCGGGCGGGGGGTCGGCGCCGCAGCCGCCGCGGCTCGAGTACTACGAGAGCGAGAAAAAGTGGCGGAGCAAGGCAGGCGCGCCGAAGCGGGTGATCGCGCTCGACTGCTGCCTGAACATCAACAAGCGCGCCGACGCCAAGCACAAGTATCTGATCGCCCTCTACACCAAGGACGAGTACTTCGCCGTGGCCGCCGAGAACGAGCAGGAGCAGGAGGGCTGGTACCGCGCGCTCACCGACCTGGTCAGCGAGGGCCGCGCGGCCGCCGGAGACGCGCCCCCCGCCGCCGCGCCCGCCGCGTCCTGCAGCGCCTCCCTGCCCGGCGCCCTGGGCGGCTCTGCCGGCGCCGCCGGGGCCGAGGACAGCTACGGGCTGGTGGCGCCCGCCACGGCCGCCTACCGCGAGGTGTGGCAGGTGAACCTGAAGCCCAAGGGTCTGGGCCAGAGCAAGAACCTGACAGGCGTGTACCGTCTGTGCCTGTCGGCGCGCACCATCGGCTTCGTGAAGCTCAACTGCGAGCAGCCGTCGGTGACGCTGCAGCTCATGAACATCCGCCGCTGCGGCCACTCGGACAGCTTCTTCTTCATCGAGGTGGGCCGCTCGGCCGTCACGGGTCCCGGCGAGCTGTGGATGCAGGCGGACGACTCGGTGGTGGCGCAGAACATacacgagaccatcctggaggcCATGAAGGCGCTCAAAGAGCTCTTCGAGTTCCGGCCGCGCAGCAAGAGCCAGTCGTCGGGGTCGTCGGCCACGCACCCTATCAGTGTCCCCGGCGCGCGCCGCCACCACCACCTGGTCAACCTACCCCCCAGCCAGACGGGCTTGGTGCGCCGTTCGCGCACCGACAGCCTGGCCGCCACCCCGCCGGCGGCCAAGTGCAGCTCGTGCCGGGTGCGCACCGCCAGCGAGGGCGACGGCGGCGCGGCGGCGGGGGCAGCGGCCGCGGGCGCCAGGCCGGTGTCGGTGGCTGGGAGCCCCCTGAGCCCCGGGCCGGTGCGCGCGCCCCTGAGCCGCTCGCACACCCTGAGCGGCGGCTGCGGCGGCCGCGGGAGCAAGGTGGCGCTGCTGCCGGCAGGGGGCGCGCTGCAGCACAGCCGCTCCATGTCCATGCCCGTGGCGCACTCGCCGCCCGCCGCCACCAGCCCCGGCTCCCTGTCGTCCAGCAGCGGCCACGGCTCGGGCTCCTACCCGCCGCCGCCGGGCCCGCACCCGCCCCTGCCGCACCCACTGCACCACGGCCCTGGCCAGCGGCCCTCCAGCGGCAGCGCCTCCGCCTCGGGCTCCCCCAGCGACCCCGGCTTCATGTCCCTGGACGAGTACGGCTCCAGCCCCGGCGACCTGCGCGCCTTCTGCAGTCACCGGAGCAACACGCCCGAGTCCATCGCGGAAACGCCCCCGCCGCGAGACGGCAGCGGCGGCGGTGAGTTCTACGGGTACATGACCATGGACAGGCCCCTGAGCCACTGTGGCCGCCCCTATCGCAGGGTGTCGGGAGACGCGGCCCAGGACCTGGACCGAGGGCTGCGCAAGAGGACCTACTCCCTGACCACGCCGGCCCGGCAGCGGCCGGTGCCCCAGCCCTCCTCCGCCTCGCTGGATGAGTACACCCTGATGCGGGCCACCTTCTCGGGCAGCGCAGGCCGCCTCTGCCCGTCCTGCCCCGCGTCGTCTCCCAAGGTGGCCTACCACCCCTACCCAGAGGACTACGGAGATATCGAGATCGGCTCCCACAGGAGCTCCAGCAGCAACCTGGGTGCAGACGACGGCTACATGCCCATGACGCCCGGTGCGGCCCTCGCGGGCAGTGGGAGCGGCAGCTGCAGGAGCGATGACTACATGCCCATGAGCCCTGCCAGCGTGTCCGCCCCCAAGCAGATCTTGCAGCCCAGggccgccgccgctgctgccgccgccgccgtgCCCCCTGCGGGGCCTGCGGGGCCAGCGCCCACGTCTGTGGCGGGCAGGACATTCCCGGCGAGCGGGGGCGGCTACAAGGCCAGCTCGCCCGCCGAGAGCTCTCCCGAGGACAGCGGGTACATGCGCATGTGGTGCGGCTCCAAGCTGTCCATGGAGCACGCGGACGGCAAGCTGCTGCTCAACGGGGACTACCTCAATGTGTCCCCCAGCGACGCGGTCACCACGGGCACCCCGCCCGACTTCTTCTCCGCAGCCCTGCACGCCGGCGGGGAGCCGCTCAGGGGCGTTCCTGGCTGCTGCTACAGCTCCTTGCCCCGCTCCTACAAGGCCCCCTACACCTGCGGCGGGGACAGCGACCAGTACGTGCTCATGAGCTCCCCCGTGGGGCGCATCCTGGAGGAGGAGCGGCTGGAGCCTCAGGCCACGCCAGGACCCAGCCAGGCGGCCAGCGCCTTCGGGGCTGGCCCCACGCAGCCCCCTCACCCCGTAGTGCCTTCGCCCCTGCGACCCAGCGGCGGCCGCCCCGAGGGCTTCCTGGGCCAGCGCGGCCGGGCTGTGCGGCCCACGCGCCTGTCCCTGGAGGGGCTGCCCAGCCTGCCCAGCATGCACGAGTACCCACTGCCGCCAGAGCCCAAGAGCCCGGGCGAGTACATCAACATCGACTTCGGCGAGCCCGGGGCCCGCCTGTCGCCGCCCGCGCCTCCCCTGCTGGCGTCGGCGGCCTCGTCCTCCTCGCTCTTGTCTGCCAGCAGCCCGGCCTCGTCGCTGGGCTCAGGCACCCCGGGCACCAGCAGCGACAGCCGGCAGCGCTCCCCGCTCTCTGACTACATGAACCTCGACTTCAGCTCCCCCAAGTCTCCCAAGCCGGGCGCCCGGAGCGGCCACCCCGTGGGCTCCTTGGACGCCCTCCTGTCCCCCGAGGCCTCCTCCCCGTATCCGCCGCTGCCCCCGCGTCCGTCCGCATCCCCGTCGTCGTCcctgcagccgccgccgccgccaccgccgcccgGGGAGCTGTACCGCTTGCCCCCTGCTTCAGCCGCCGCCACCGTCCAGGGCCCAGGCGCCGCCTCGTCCTCGGACACCGGGGACAATGGTGACTACACCGAGATGGCTTTCGGTGTGGCCGCCACCCCGCCGCAACCCATCGCGGCCCCCGCGAAGCCAGAAGCTGTCCGCGTGGCCAGCCCGACGTCGGGCGTGAAGAGGCTGAGCCTCATGGAGCAGGTGTCGGGGGTCGAGGCCTTCCTGCAGGCCAGCCAGCCCCCGGACCCCCACCGCGGCGCCAAGGTCATCCGCGCAGACCCACAGGGGGGCCGCCGCCGCCACAGCTCCGAGACCTTCTCCTCCACCACGACGGTCACCCCCGTGTCCCCGTCTTTCGCCCACAACCCCAAGCGCCACAACTCGGCCTCCGTGGAAAATGTGTCTCTCAGGAAAAGCAGCGAGGGCGGCGTGGGCGGCGTCCCTGGAGGGGGCGACGAGCCGCCCACCTCCCCCAGACAGTTGCAGCCGGCGCTCCCAGCGCCCCCTTTGGCACCGCAGGGCCGGCCTTGGACCCCGGGTCAGCCCGGGGGCTTGGTCGGTTGTCCTGGGAGCGGTGGATCGCCGATGCGCAGAGAGAGCTCTGCCGGCTTCCAAAACGGTCTCAACTACATCGCCATCGACGTGAGGGAGGAGCCCGGGCCGCCGCCCCAGCCGCAGCCGCAGCCGCAGTCGCCGCTTCCTCAGCCGGGAGAGAAGAACTCCTGGGGTCGGACCCGAAGCCTCGGGGGTCTCATCAGCGCTGTGGGCGTCGGCAGCACCGGCGGCGGGTGCGGGGGGCCGGGTCCCGGTGCCCTGCCCCCTGCCAACACCTACGCTAGCATTGACTTCTTGTCCCACCACTTGAAGGAGGCCACCGTCGTGAAAG aGTGA